In Ctenopharyngodon idella isolate HZGC_01 chromosome 20, HZGC01, whole genome shotgun sequence, the following proteins share a genomic window:
- the LOC127502170 gene encoding E3 ubiquitin/ISG15 ligase TRIM25-like isoform X4, producing MAEASISVGQDEFSCPVCLDLLKNPVTIPCGHSYCMSCITGCWNQDDQKGVNSCPQCRQTFTPRPALGKNTILADMVEKLKKTKLQAAVPAGSGDVECDVCTGRKHKAVKSCLVCLESYCQTHFERHEEFRPGKPHKMIDATGRLQQMICPQHGKQLEIYCRTDQCCICYLCTVDEHKNHDTVTATAERTEKQKHLEQTQRNFQKRIQQREKDLQELKEVVQTHKRSTKAEVKNSERIFAELIRSIERSRSRVTQLIKSREKTVVRSAEKLMKQMKQETDDLKRQDAEIEQLSHTEHHILFLQSSQYFPFPPESTNIFKIVINTRIHYDDIRKSVSLLQQKVEDFCKEEIGKISGRVRHIEVNFSSEEEEDEEEDEDEEEDEEKDEDEDEKEDEDEEEVEDEDEKKEEDEDEEEDEDEDEEEVEDEDEKKEEDEDEEEDEDEDEEEVEDKDEKKEEDEDEEGDEDEEGDEDEEDLQLSQSLSRFFRKPGSQPRPSTTLESLSRSFRDPGSQPRSSTTLESRSRNFRDPGSQPRPSTTLESLSRSFRDPGSQPRSSTTLESRSRNLRDPRSQPRSSRTLESRSRNFRDPGSQPRPSTTLESLSRSFRDPGSQPRSSTTLESRSRNFRDPGSQPRSSTTLESRSRNFRDPGSQTLHNIRVMVQKLQKSRVEGRSRTLEKMAT from the exons ATGGCAGAAGCCAGTATTTCAGTGGGACAGGACGAGTTCAGCTGTCCAGTGTGTCTGGATCTACTGAAGAATCCAGTGACCATTCCttgtggacacagttactgtatgAGCTGTATTACCGGCTGCTGGAATCAGGATGATCAGAAGGGAGTTAATAGCTGccctcagtgcagacagaccttcaCTCCAAGACCAGCTTTAGGTAAAAACACCATTTTGGCTGACATGGTGGAAAAACTGAAGAAGACTAAACTCCAAGCTGCTGTTCCTGCTGGATCTGGAGATGTGGAGTGTGACGTCTGCactggaagaaaacacaaagctgTCAAGTCCTGTCTGGTGTGTCTGGAATCTTactgtcaaactcattttgaaCGTCATGAAGAATTTCGCCCAGGAAAGCCACACAAAATGATTGATGCCACTGGACGACTCCAGCAGATGATCTGTCCTCAACACGGTAAACAACTGGAAATCTACTGCCGCACTGACCAGTGCTGTATTTGTTACCTGTGTACAGTTGATGAGCACAAAAACCACGACACTGTAACAGCTACAGCAGAGAGGACAGAGAAGCAG AAACATCTGgaacaaacacaaagaaacttCCAGAAGAGaatccagcagagagagaaagatcttcAGGAGCTGAAAGAGGTTGTGCAGACTCATAAG CGCTCCACAAAGGCAGAAGTAAAGAACAGTGAGAGGATCTTTGCTGAGTTGatccgctccattgagagaagCCGATCCAGGGTGACACAGCTGATCAAATCTCGGGAAAAGACTGTAGTGAGATCAGCTGAAAAACTCATGAAGCAAATGAAGCAGGAGACTGATGACCTGAAGAGACAAGATGCTGAGATTgagcagctttcacacacagAGCATCACATCCTTTTCCTACAG AGTTCCCAGTATTTCCCATTTCCCCCCGAATCAACAAATATTTTCAAGATTGTCATCAACACTCGCATCCATTATGATGATATTAGAAAATCTGTCTCTCTGCTACAACAGAAAGTTGAggatttctgcaaagaggagaTAGGAAAGATATCTGGTAGAG TGAGACACATTGAAGTCAATTTCTCATCTGAGGAagaagaggatgaggaggaagatgaggatgaggaggaaGATGAGGAGAAAGATGAGGATGAGGACGAGAAGGAagatgaggatgaggaggaaGTTGAGGATGAGGACGAGAAaaaagaggaagatgaggatgaggaggaaGATGAGGATGAGGACGAGGAGGAAGTTGAGGATGAGGAcgagaagaaagaagaagatgaggatgaggaggaaGATGAGGATGAGGACGAGGAGGAGGTTGAGGATAAGGACGAGAAgaaagaggaagatgaggatgaggagggagatgaggatgaggagggagatgaggatgaggaggacTTACAAT TGTCACAGTCATTGTCCAGGTTCTTCAGAAAACCAG GCTCACAGCCCAGACCCTCCACAACATTAGAGTCACTGTCCAGAAGCTTCAGAGATCCAGGGTCACAGCCCAGATCCTCCACAACATTAGAGTCACGGTCCAGGAACTTCAGAGATCCAGGGTCACAGCCCAGACCCTCAACAACATTAGAGTCACTGTCCAGAAGCTTCAGAGATCCAGGGTCACAGCCCAGATCCTCCACAACATTAGAGTCACGGTCCAGGAACTTGAGAGATCCAAGGTCACAGCCCAGATCCTCCAGAACATTAGAGTCACGGTCCAGGAACTTCAGAGATCCAGGGTCACAGCCCAGACCCTCCACAACATTAGAGTCACTGTCCAGAAGCTTCAGAGATCCAGGGTCACAGCCCAGATCCTCCACAACATTAGAGTCACGGTCCAGGAACTTCAGAGATCCAGGGTCACAGCCCAGATCCTCCACAACATTAGAGTCACGGTCCAGGAACTTCAGAGATCCAGGGTCACAGACCCTCCACAACATTAGAGTCATGGTCCAGAAGCTTCAGAAATCCAGGGTCGAGGGGCGCTCGCGGACCCTGGAGAAGATGGCCACCTAA
- the LOC127502170 gene encoding E3 ubiquitin/ISG15 ligase TRIM25-like isoform X3 → MAEASISVGQDEFSCPVCLDLLKNPVTIPCGHSYCMSCITGCWNQDDQKGVNSCPQCRQTFTPRPALGKNTILADMVEKLKKTKLQAAVPAGSGDVECDVCTGRKHKAVKSCLVCLESYCQTHFERHEEFRPGKPHKMIDATGRLQQMICPQHGKQLEIYCRTDQCCICYLCTVDEHKNHDTVTATAERTEKQKHLEQTQRNFQKRIQQREKDLQELKEVVQTHKRSTKAEVKNSERIFAELIRSIERSRSRVTQLIKSREKTVVRSAEKLMKQMKQETDDLKRQDAEIEQLSHTEHHILFLQSSQYFPFPPESTNIFKIVINTRIHYDDIRKSVSLLQQKVEDFCKEEIGKISGRVRHIEVNFSSEEEEDEEEDEDEEEDEEKDEDEDEKEDEDEEEVEDEDEKKEEDEDEEEDEDEDEEEVEDEDEKKEEDEDEEEDEDEDEEEVEDKDEKKEEDEDEEGDEDEEGDEDEEDLQLSQSLSRFFRKPGSQPRPSTTLESWSRSFRVPGSQPRPSTTLESLSRSFRDPGSQPRSSTTLESRSRNFRDPGSQPRPSTTLESLSRSFRDPGSQPRSSRTLESRSRNFRDPGSQPRPSTTLESLSRSFRDPGSQPRSSTTLESRSRNFRDPGSQPRSSTTLESRSRNFRDPGSQTLHNIRVMVQKLQKSRVEGRSRTLEKMAT, encoded by the exons ATGGCAGAAGCCAGTATTTCAGTGGGACAGGACGAGTTCAGCTGTCCAGTGTGTCTGGATCTACTGAAGAATCCAGTGACCATTCCttgtggacacagttactgtatgAGCTGTATTACCGGCTGCTGGAATCAGGATGATCAGAAGGGAGTTAATAGCTGccctcagtgcagacagaccttcaCTCCAAGACCAGCTTTAGGTAAAAACACCATTTTGGCTGACATGGTGGAAAAACTGAAGAAGACTAAACTCCAAGCTGCTGTTCCTGCTGGATCTGGAGATGTGGAGTGTGACGTCTGCactggaagaaaacacaaagctgTCAAGTCCTGTCTGGTGTGTCTGGAATCTTactgtcaaactcattttgaaCGTCATGAAGAATTTCGCCCAGGAAAGCCACACAAAATGATTGATGCCACTGGACGACTCCAGCAGATGATCTGTCCTCAACACGGTAAACAACTGGAAATCTACTGCCGCACTGACCAGTGCTGTATTTGTTACCTGTGTACAGTTGATGAGCACAAAAACCACGACACTGTAACAGCTACAGCAGAGAGGACAGAGAAGCAG AAACATCTGgaacaaacacaaagaaacttCCAGAAGAGaatccagcagagagagaaagatcttcAGGAGCTGAAAGAGGTTGTGCAGACTCATAAG CGCTCCACAAAGGCAGAAGTAAAGAACAGTGAGAGGATCTTTGCTGAGTTGatccgctccattgagagaagCCGATCCAGGGTGACACAGCTGATCAAATCTCGGGAAAAGACTGTAGTGAGATCAGCTGAAAAACTCATGAAGCAAATGAAGCAGGAGACTGATGACCTGAAGAGACAAGATGCTGAGATTgagcagctttcacacacagAGCATCACATCCTTTTCCTACAG AGTTCCCAGTATTTCCCATTTCCCCCCGAATCAACAAATATTTTCAAGATTGTCATCAACACTCGCATCCATTATGATGATATTAGAAAATCTGTCTCTCTGCTACAACAGAAAGTTGAggatttctgcaaagaggagaTAGGAAAGATATCTGGTAGAG TGAGACACATTGAAGTCAATTTCTCATCTGAGGAagaagaggatgaggaggaagatgaggatgaggaggaaGATGAGGAGAAAGATGAGGATGAGGACGAGAAGGAagatgaggatgaggaggaaGTTGAGGATGAGGACGAGAAaaaagaggaagatgaggatgaggaggaaGATGAGGATGAGGACGAGGAGGAAGTTGAGGATGAGGAcgagaagaaagaagaagatgaggatgaggaggaaGATGAGGATGAGGACGAGGAGGAGGTTGAGGATAAGGACGAGAAgaaagaggaagatgaggatgaggagggagatgaggatgaggagggagatgaggatgaggaggacTTACAAT TGTCACAGTCATTGTCCAGGTTCTTCAGAAAACCAGGCTCACAGCCCAGACCCTCCACAACATTAGAGTCATGGTCCAGGAGCTTTAGAGTGCCAGGCTCACAGCCCAGACCCTCCACAACATTAGAGTCACTGTCCAGAAGCTTCAGAGATCCAGGGTCACAGCCCAGATCCTCCACAACATTAGAGTCACGGTCCAGGAACTTCAGAGATCCAGGGTCACAGCCCAGACCCTCAACAACATTAGAGTCACTGTCCAGAAGCTTCAGAGATCCAGG GTCACAGCCCAGATCCTCCAGAACATTAGAGTCACGGTCCAGGAACTTCAGAGATCCAGGGTCACAGCCCAGACCCTCCACAACATTAGAGTCACTGTCCAGAAGCTTCAGAGATCCAGGGTCACAGCCCAGATCCTCCACAACATTAGAGTCACGGTCCAGGAACTTCAGAGATCCAGGGTCACAGCCCAGATCCTCCACAACATTAGAGTCACGGTCCAGGAACTTCAGAGATCCAGGGTCACAGACCCTCCACAACATTAGAGTCATGGTCCAGAAGCTTCAGAAATCCAGGGTCGAGGGGCGCTCGCGGACCCTGGAGAAGATGGCCACCTAA
- the LOC127502170 gene encoding uncharacterized protein DDB_G0283697-like isoform X5, with amino-acid sequence MAEASISVGQDEFSCPVCLDLLKNPVTIPCGHSYCMSCITGCWNQDDQKGVNSCPQCRQTFTPRPALGKNTILADMVEKLKKTKLQAAVPAGSGDVECDVCTGRKHKAVKSCLVCLESYCQTHFERHEEFRPGKPHKMIDATGRLQQMICPQHGKQLEIYCRTDQCCICYLCTVDEHKNHDTVTATAERTEKQKHLEQTQRNFQKRIQQREKDLQELKEVVQTHKRSTKAEVKNSERIFAELIRSIERSRSRVTQLIKSREKTVVRSAEKLMKQMKQETDDLKRQDAEIEQLSHTEHHILFLQSSQYFPFPPESTNIFKIVINTRIHYDDIRKSVSLLQQKVEDFCKEEIGKISGRVRHIEVNFSSEEEEDEEEDEDEEEDEEKDEDEDEKEDEDEEEVEDEDEKKEEDEDEEEDEDEDEEEVEDEDEKKEEDEDEEEDEDEDEEEVEDKDEKKEEDEDEEGDEDEEGDEDEEDLQLSQSLSRFFRKPGSQPRPSTTLESWSRSFRVPGSQPRPSTTLESLSRSFRDPGSQPRSSTTLESRSRNFRDPGSQPRSSRTLESRSRNFRDPGSQPRPSTTLESLSRSFRDPGSQPRSSTTLESRSRNFRDPGSQPRSSTTLESRSRNFRDPGSQTLHNIRVMVQKLQKSRVEGRSRTLEKMAT; translated from the exons ATGGCAGAAGCCAGTATTTCAGTGGGACAGGACGAGTTCAGCTGTCCAGTGTGTCTGGATCTACTGAAGAATCCAGTGACCATTCCttgtggacacagttactgtatgAGCTGTATTACCGGCTGCTGGAATCAGGATGATCAGAAGGGAGTTAATAGCTGccctcagtgcagacagaccttcaCTCCAAGACCAGCTTTAGGTAAAAACACCATTTTGGCTGACATGGTGGAAAAACTGAAGAAGACTAAACTCCAAGCTGCTGTTCCTGCTGGATCTGGAGATGTGGAGTGTGACGTCTGCactggaagaaaacacaaagctgTCAAGTCCTGTCTGGTGTGTCTGGAATCTTactgtcaaactcattttgaaCGTCATGAAGAATTTCGCCCAGGAAAGCCACACAAAATGATTGATGCCACTGGACGACTCCAGCAGATGATCTGTCCTCAACACGGTAAACAACTGGAAATCTACTGCCGCACTGACCAGTGCTGTATTTGTTACCTGTGTACAGTTGATGAGCACAAAAACCACGACACTGTAACAGCTACAGCAGAGAGGACAGAGAAGCAG AAACATCTGgaacaaacacaaagaaacttCCAGAAGAGaatccagcagagagagaaagatcttcAGGAGCTGAAAGAGGTTGTGCAGACTCATAAG CGCTCCACAAAGGCAGAAGTAAAGAACAGTGAGAGGATCTTTGCTGAGTTGatccgctccattgagagaagCCGATCCAGGGTGACACAGCTGATCAAATCTCGGGAAAAGACTGTAGTGAGATCAGCTGAAAAACTCATGAAGCAAATGAAGCAGGAGACTGATGACCTGAAGAGACAAGATGCTGAGATTgagcagctttcacacacagAGCATCACATCCTTTTCCTACAG AGTTCCCAGTATTTCCCATTTCCCCCCGAATCAACAAATATTTTCAAGATTGTCATCAACACTCGCATCCATTATGATGATATTAGAAAATCTGTCTCTCTGCTACAACAGAAAGTTGAggatttctgcaaagaggagaTAGGAAAGATATCTGGTAGAG TGAGACACATTGAAGTCAATTTCTCATCTGAGGAagaagaggatgaggaggaagatgaggatgaggaggaaGATGAGGAGAAAGATGAGGATGAGGACGAGAAGGAagatgaggatgaggaggaaGTTGAGGATGAGGACGAGAAaaaagaggaagatgaggatgaggaggaaGATGAGGATGAGGACGAGGAGGAAGTTGAGGATGAGGAcgagaagaaagaagaagatgaggatgaggaggaaGATGAGGATGAGGACGAGGAGGAGGTTGAGGATAAGGACGAGAAgaaagaggaagatgaggatgaggagggagatgaggatgaggagggagatgaggatgaggaggacTTACAAT TGTCACAGTCATTGTCCAGGTTCTTCAGAAAACCAGGCTCACAGCCCAGACCCTCCACAACATTAGAGTCATGGTCCAGGAGCTTTAGAGTGCCAGGCTCACAGCCCAGACCCTCCACAACATTAGAGTCACTGTCCAGAAGCTTCAGAGATCCAGGGTCACAGCCCAGATCCTCCACAACATTAGAGTCACGGTCCAGGAACTTCAGAGATCCAGG GTCACAGCCCAGATCCTCCAGAACATTAGAGTCACGGTCCAGGAACTTCAGAGATCCAGGGTCACAGCCCAGACCCTCCACAACATTAGAGTCACTGTCCAGAAGCTTCAGAGATCCAGGGTCACAGCCCAGATCCTCCACAACATTAGAGTCACGGTCCAGGAACTTCAGAGATCCAGGGTCACAGCCCAGATCCTCCACAACATTAGAGTCACGGTCCAGGAACTTCAGAGATCCAGGGTCACAGACCCTCCACAACATTAGAGTCATGGTCCAGAAGCTTCAGAAATCCAGGGTCGAGGGGCGCTCGCGGACCCTGGAGAAGATGGCCACCTAA
- the LOC127502170 gene encoding E3 ubiquitin/ISG15 ligase TRIM25-like isoform X6, which translates to MAEASISVGQDEFSCPVCLDLLKNPVTIPCGHSYCMSCITGCWNQDDQKGVNSCPQCRQTFTPRPALGKNTILADMVEKLKKTKLQAAVPAGSGDVECDVCTGRKHKAVKSCLVCLESYCQTHFERHEEFRPGKPHKMIDATGRLQQMICPQHGKQLEIYCRTDQCCICYLCTVDEHKNHDTVTATAERTEKQKHLEQTQRNFQKRIQQREKDLQELKEVVQTHKRSTKAEVKNSERIFAELIRSIERSRSRVTQLIKSREKTVVRSAEKLMKQMKQETDDLKRQDAEIEQLSHTEHHILFLQSSQYFPFPPESTNIFKIVINTRIHYDDIRKSVSLLQQKVEDFCKEEIGKISGRVRHIEVNFSSEEEEDEEEDEDEEEDEEKDEDEDEKEDEDEEEVEDEDEKKEEDEDEEEDEDEDEEEVEDEDEKKEEDEDEEEDEDEDEEEVEDKDEKKEEDEDEEGDEDEEGDEDEEDLQLSQSLSRFFRKPGSQPRPSTTLESWSRSFRVPGSQPRPSTTLESLSRSFRDPGSQPRSSRTLESRSRNFRDPGSQPRPSTTLESLSRSFRDPGSQPRSSTTLESRSRNFRDPGSQPRSSTTLESRSRNFRDPGSQTLHNIRVMVQKLQKSRVEGRSRTLEKMAT; encoded by the exons ATGGCAGAAGCCAGTATTTCAGTGGGACAGGACGAGTTCAGCTGTCCAGTGTGTCTGGATCTACTGAAGAATCCAGTGACCATTCCttgtggacacagttactgtatgAGCTGTATTACCGGCTGCTGGAATCAGGATGATCAGAAGGGAGTTAATAGCTGccctcagtgcagacagaccttcaCTCCAAGACCAGCTTTAGGTAAAAACACCATTTTGGCTGACATGGTGGAAAAACTGAAGAAGACTAAACTCCAAGCTGCTGTTCCTGCTGGATCTGGAGATGTGGAGTGTGACGTCTGCactggaagaaaacacaaagctgTCAAGTCCTGTCTGGTGTGTCTGGAATCTTactgtcaaactcattttgaaCGTCATGAAGAATTTCGCCCAGGAAAGCCACACAAAATGATTGATGCCACTGGACGACTCCAGCAGATGATCTGTCCTCAACACGGTAAACAACTGGAAATCTACTGCCGCACTGACCAGTGCTGTATTTGTTACCTGTGTACAGTTGATGAGCACAAAAACCACGACACTGTAACAGCTACAGCAGAGAGGACAGAGAAGCAG AAACATCTGgaacaaacacaaagaaacttCCAGAAGAGaatccagcagagagagaaagatcttcAGGAGCTGAAAGAGGTTGTGCAGACTCATAAG CGCTCCACAAAGGCAGAAGTAAAGAACAGTGAGAGGATCTTTGCTGAGTTGatccgctccattgagagaagCCGATCCAGGGTGACACAGCTGATCAAATCTCGGGAAAAGACTGTAGTGAGATCAGCTGAAAAACTCATGAAGCAAATGAAGCAGGAGACTGATGACCTGAAGAGACAAGATGCTGAGATTgagcagctttcacacacagAGCATCACATCCTTTTCCTACAG AGTTCCCAGTATTTCCCATTTCCCCCCGAATCAACAAATATTTTCAAGATTGTCATCAACACTCGCATCCATTATGATGATATTAGAAAATCTGTCTCTCTGCTACAACAGAAAGTTGAggatttctgcaaagaggagaTAGGAAAGATATCTGGTAGAG TGAGACACATTGAAGTCAATTTCTCATCTGAGGAagaagaggatgaggaggaagatgaggatgaggaggaaGATGAGGAGAAAGATGAGGATGAGGACGAGAAGGAagatgaggatgaggaggaaGTTGAGGATGAGGACGAGAAaaaagaggaagatgaggatgaggaggaaGATGAGGATGAGGACGAGGAGGAAGTTGAGGATGAGGAcgagaagaaagaagaagatgaggatgaggaggaaGATGAGGATGAGGACGAGGAGGAGGTTGAGGATAAGGACGAGAAgaaagaggaagatgaggatgaggagggagatgaggatgaggagggagatgaggatgaggaggacTTACAAT TGTCACAGTCATTGTCCAGGTTCTTCAGAAAACCAGGCTCACAGCCCAGACCCTCCACAACATTAGAGTCATGGTCCAGGAGCTTTAGAGTGCCAGGCTCACAGCCCAGACCCTCCACAACATTAGAGTCACTGTCCAGAAGCTTCAGAGATCCAGG GTCACAGCCCAGATCCTCCAGAACATTAGAGTCACGGTCCAGGAACTTCAGAGATCCAGGGTCACAGCCCAGACCCTCCACAACATTAGAGTCACTGTCCAGAAGCTTCAGAGATCCAGGGTCACAGCCCAGATCCTCCACAACATTAGAGTCACGGTCCAGGAACTTCAGAGATCCAGGGTCACAGCCCAGATCCTCCACAACATTAGAGTCACGGTCCAGGAACTTCAGAGATCCAGGGTCACAGACCCTCCACAACATTAGAGTCATGGTCCAGAAGCTTCAGAAATCCAGGGTCGAGGGGCGCTCGCGGACCCTGGAGAAGATGGCCACCTAA
- the LOC127502170 gene encoding E3 ubiquitin/ISG15 ligase TRIM25-like isoform X2 yields the protein MAEASISVGQDEFSCPVCLDLLKNPVTIPCGHSYCMSCITGCWNQDDQKGVNSCPQCRQTFTPRPALGKNTILADMVEKLKKTKLQAAVPAGSGDVECDVCTGRKHKAVKSCLVCLESYCQTHFERHEEFRPGKPHKMIDATGRLQQMICPQHGKQLEIYCRTDQCCICYLCTVDEHKNHDTVTATAERTEKQKHLEQTQRNFQKRIQQREKDLQELKEVVQTHKRSTKAEVKNSERIFAELIRSIERSRSRVTQLIKSREKTVVRSAEKLMKQMKQETDDLKRQDAEIEQLSHTEHHILFLQSSQYFPFPPESTNIFKIVINTRIHYDDIRKSVSLLQQKVEDFCKEEIGKISGRVRHIEVNFSSEEEEDEEEDEDEEEDEEKDEDEDEKEDEDEEEEEDEDEDEEEVEDEDEKKEEDEDEEEDEDEDEEEVEDKDEKKEEDEDEEGDEDEEGDEDEEDLQLSQSLSRFFRKPGSQPRPSTTLESWSRSFRVPGSQPRPSTTLESLSRSFRDPGSQPRSSTTLESRSRNFRDPGSQPRPSTTLESLSRSFRDPGSQPRSSTTLESRSRNLRDPRSQPRSSRTLESRSRNFRDPGSQPRPSTTLESLSRSFRDPGSQPRSSTTLESRSRNFRDPGSQPRSSTTLESRSRNFRDPGSQTLHNIRVMVQKLQKSRVEGRSRTLEKMAT from the exons ATGGCAGAAGCCAGTATTTCAGTGGGACAGGACGAGTTCAGCTGTCCAGTGTGTCTGGATCTACTGAAGAATCCAGTGACCATTCCttgtggacacagttactgtatgAGCTGTATTACCGGCTGCTGGAATCAGGATGATCAGAAGGGAGTTAATAGCTGccctcagtgcagacagaccttcaCTCCAAGACCAGCTTTAGGTAAAAACACCATTTTGGCTGACATGGTGGAAAAACTGAAGAAGACTAAACTCCAAGCTGCTGTTCCTGCTGGATCTGGAGATGTGGAGTGTGACGTCTGCactggaagaaaacacaaagctgTCAAGTCCTGTCTGGTGTGTCTGGAATCTTactgtcaaactcattttgaaCGTCATGAAGAATTTCGCCCAGGAAAGCCACACAAAATGATTGATGCCACTGGACGACTCCAGCAGATGATCTGTCCTCAACACGGTAAACAACTGGAAATCTACTGCCGCACTGACCAGTGCTGTATTTGTTACCTGTGTACAGTTGATGAGCACAAAAACCACGACACTGTAACAGCTACAGCAGAGAGGACAGAGAAGCAG AAACATCTGgaacaaacacaaagaaacttCCAGAAGAGaatccagcagagagagaaagatcttcAGGAGCTGAAAGAGGTTGTGCAGACTCATAAG CGCTCCACAAAGGCAGAAGTAAAGAACAGTGAGAGGATCTTTGCTGAGTTGatccgctccattgagagaagCCGATCCAGGGTGACACAGCTGATCAAATCTCGGGAAAAGACTGTAGTGAGATCAGCTGAAAAACTCATGAAGCAAATGAAGCAGGAGACTGATGACCTGAAGAGACAAGATGCTGAGATTgagcagctttcacacacagAGCATCACATCCTTTTCCTACAG AGTTCCCAGTATTTCCCATTTCCCCCCGAATCAACAAATATTTTCAAGATTGTCATCAACACTCGCATCCATTATGATGATATTAGAAAATCTGTCTCTCTGCTACAACAGAAAGTTGAggatttctgcaaagaggagaTAGGAAAGATATCTGGTAGAG TGAGACACATTGAAGTCAATTTCTCATCTGAGGAagaagaggatgaggaggaagatgaggatgaggaggaaGATGAGGAGAAAGATGAGGATGAGGACGAGAAGGAagatgaggatgaggaggaa gaggaaGATGAGGATGAGGACGAGGAGGAAGTTGAGGATGAGGAcgagaagaaagaagaagatgaggatgaggaggaaGATGAGGATGAGGACGAGGAGGAGGTTGAGGATAAGGACGAGAAgaaagaggaagatgaggatgaggagggagatgaggatgaggagggagatgaggatgaggaggacTTACAAT TGTCACAGTCATTGTCCAGGTTCTTCAGAAAACCAGGCTCACAGCCCAGACCCTCCACAACATTAGAGTCATGGTCCAGGAGCTTTAGAGTGCCAGGCTCACAGCCCAGACCCTCCACAACATTAGAGTCACTGTCCAGAAGCTTCAGAGATCCAGGGTCACAGCCCAGATCCTCCACAACATTAGAGTCACGGTCCAGGAACTTCAGAGATCCAGGGTCACAGCCCAGACCCTCAACAACATTAGAGTCACTGTCCAGAAGCTTCAGAGATCCAGGGTCACAGCCCAGATCCTCCACAACATTAGAGTCACGGTCCAGGAACTTGAGAGATCCAAGGTCACAGCCCAGATCCTCCAGAACATTAGAGTCACGGTCCAGGAACTTCAGAGATCCAGGGTCACAGCCCAGACCCTCCACAACATTAGAGTCACTGTCCAGAAGCTTCAGAGATCCAGGGTCACAGCCCAGATCCTCCACAACATTAGAGTCACGGTCCAGGAACTTCAGAGATCCAGGGTCACAGCCCAGATCCTCCACAACATTAGAGTCACGGTCCAGGAACTTCAGAGATCCAGGGTCACAGACCCTCCACAACATTAGAGTCATGGTCCAGAAGCTTCAGAAATCCAGGGTCGAGGGGCGCTCGCGGACCCTGGAGAAGATGGCCACCTAA